One stretch of Microplitis mediator isolate UGA2020A chromosome 9, iyMicMedi2.1, whole genome shotgun sequence DNA includes these proteins:
- the LOC130674252 gene encoding uncharacterized protein LOC130674252, which produces MRFNYLQRELVETCFINNSNPVIITSDLIDDDYKKQNPGNGKERNSPVIVINEDLKEDRINGYVPTYPTYVIPFESIKKLEAQVDEFRSSAIWSIKSPFLVIDTNKESRCANAGKVLGFLWTMDLLSAYYLCNDDGKDSTIVYTLNPFTDSAPLPWIKVEAADQIDDNMGKKWTLYNLQYSKDRTSCENISYDKTQDLAGHKIKFALVMDLSMKDESSKIKAIKSGTKNLLSNKSVNLMTLPSYINAKRSIHVLHFLRHTYIKKGYNTELARKRLDAYGYVLQLADTNYEYSDCITQYHEVKYSILTKKSNYLTALSEITYNLQFIISTIVVLLLIALIMIVNNKFDISGGIMDVIKMSAGMGVISPFDRLSIRIIYLSGFLFIFTVMPEFQGQISAILSKPMRRNVESLKDLYENKFHVYYDGLLEKDIIHENLWVTDEDKKYLHPSNHSELVDCSLKARMNSTISCINSIDIQIRLALMSKKDWAVKHKLDKIALLFVESGFINYEYQRLMKKYFKKVEKLNKIEQQRNYEQIDFDHLVFSYMFTGAILLWSLIIFGIEVLFHKHSKICRQIKMRRNFRKKISVRSQPRIIFFPGRMVLSNSRNQV; this is translated from the exons ATGCG GTTTAATTACTTACAGAGAGAATTGGTTGAAAcgtgttttataaataattcgaatCCGGTGATAATAACTTCTGATTTAATCGATGATGactacaaaaaacaaaatccgGGTAATGGTAAAGAAAGAAATTCGCCAGTGATTGTAATTAACGAGGATTTAAAGGAGGATAGGATCAACGGATATGTTCCTACTTACCCCACGTATGTCATACCATTTGagtcaattaaaaaactgGAGGCGCAAGTTGACGAGTTTAGATCATCGGCAATCTGGAGTATAAAGTCGCCTTTCCTGGTCATCGATACTAACAAAGAATCGCGGTGTGCGAATGCCGGAAAAGTACTtgggtttttgtggacaatGGATTTATTGTCTGCGTATTACTTGTGTAATGACGATGGCAAGGATTCGACGATCGTTTATACTTTGAACCCATTCACGGATTCCGCTCCACTACCATGGATTAAAGTTGAGGCGGCTGATCAGATTGACGACAATATGGGCAAGAAATGGACACTCTACAATCTCCAATATTCTAAAG ATCGAACTTCATGCGAAAATATATCCTATGACAAGACTCAAGATCTGGCAGGTCATAAAATCAAATTCGCACTTGTTATGGATTTATCGATGAAAGATGAGAGCAGCAAAATAAAGGCAATAAAAAGcggcacaaaaaatttattaagtaataaatCAGTTAATTTAATGACGTTACCAAGTTATATTAATGCCAAAAGGTCTATACACGTTTTACATTTCCTTCGTCACACATATATCAAAAAAGGGTATAATACAGAACTAGCCAGAAAAAGGTTGGACGCTTACGGTTATGTATTGCAATTAGCAGATACTAATTATGAGTATTCGGACTGTATAACACAGTATCATGAAGTAAAGTATtcaattttaactaaaaagtcAAATTATTTAACGGCACTAAGCGAGATAACTTACAATCTGCAGTTTATTATTTCGACAATAGTTGTCTTGCTATTGATAGCATTGATTATGATAGTTAATAACAAATTCGATATAAGTGGGGGTATTATGGACGTGATAAAAATGTCGGCAGGAATGGGAGTGATATCGCCGTTCGATCGGCTatcaataagaataatttaCTTAAGCGGCTTCTTGtttattttcactgtaatGCCCGAGTTCCAGGGACAAATATCCGCCATTTTGTCGAAGCCTATGCGCCGTAACGTAGAGTCGTTAAAAGATCTGTACGAAAATAAGTTTCACGTTTACTATGACGGGTTATTAGAGAAAGATATTATCCATGAAAATTTGTGGGTTACTGATGaggacaaaaaatatttacatccaTCGAATCATTCAGAATTAGTTGATTGTTCATTGAAAGCGCGAATGAATTCAACAATATCCTGCATTAATTCCATAGATATTCAGATACGTTTAGCTTTAATGTCGAA AAAGGACTGGGCTGTTAAACACAAACTCGATAAAATAGCTTTGTTATTTGTGGAATCTGGCTTCATTAATTATGAATATCAAAGATTAATGAagaagtattttaaaaaagtagaaaaattgaataaaatcgaACAACAAAGAAATTACGAGCAGATTGATTTCGATCATTTGGTGTTTAGTTATATGTTTACTGGAGCGATTTTACTTTGGAGTTTGATTATCTTTGGAATTGAAGTTCTCTTCCATaagcattcaaaaatttgcaGA